The proteins below are encoded in one region of Qipengyuania sp. HL-TH1:
- a CDS encoding class I mannose-6-phosphate isomerase, with product MDKVWGVKRLPAPFPHPSDQPIGEVWFEPPPELDQLLVKYIFTSERLSVQAHPSDEQAEAMGLADGGKSECWVILDAEPGASIAVGFREDITAEDMRRSALDGTIVDKLVWHEVQRGDAFYIPAGTVHAIGGGISLVEVQQNSDITFRLFDYGRPRELHLDQGVEVATTGPYPLDLSTRMDDDAGLLVDGPHFRLFYWQSNTSAPLPAIAQAPSIVIPLSGEIMLDGQRLGAGECALVEDLGSTSRAGNSLLLIAQPTASS from the coding sequence GTGGACAAGGTCTGGGGGGTAAAGCGGCTGCCCGCGCCCTTCCCGCACCCTTCTGACCAGCCCATTGGCGAAGTCTGGTTCGAACCTCCGCCCGAGCTCGACCAGCTATTGGTCAAATATATCTTCACCAGCGAACGGTTGTCCGTTCAGGCCCATCCCAGCGACGAACAAGCCGAAGCGATGGGCCTCGCGGACGGCGGTAAGAGCGAGTGCTGGGTCATTCTCGATGCCGAACCGGGCGCCTCCATCGCCGTGGGGTTCCGCGAGGACATCACTGCCGAAGACATGCGCAGGTCCGCCCTTGACGGGACGATCGTGGACAAACTCGTCTGGCACGAGGTTCAGCGGGGCGACGCCTTCTACATCCCCGCAGGCACGGTCCACGCCATTGGCGGCGGGATCAGCCTCGTCGAGGTACAGCAAAACAGCGACATCACCTTCCGCCTGTTCGATTATGGGCGGCCGCGCGAACTCCACCTGGATCAGGGTGTCGAGGTCGCGACCACCGGACCCTACCCGCTCGATCTCAGCACGCGGATGGATGACGACGCGGGGCTGTTGGTCGATGGCCCCCATTTCCGGCTCTTCTATTGGCAGAGCAACACATCGGCCCCCCTGCCCGCAATCGCGCAGGCACCGTCGATCGTGATACCGTTGTCGGGCGAAATCATGCTCGATGGGCAGCGGCTTGGCGCAGGAGAATGCGCGCTGGTCGAGGACCTCGGCTCGACATCCCGAGCGGGGAATAGCCTGCTCCTGATCGCCCAGCCGACCGCGTCTTCCTGA
- a CDS encoding N-formylglutamate amidohydrolase codes for MSERQAAATTGVEHLSGGKIPGRQGPSYNLFRFGEPSIPILIAAPHCGRAYPDDVLAALRDPDQARLRLEDRHIDAVAQPVASDTGASLLLAEAPRAMIDLNRSVEDVDWGMVRGAKPRPMRHSLANRRSRNGLGLVPRRIPGMGEIWRRPLAKAELDAWIEGIYTPYHTALGHELERLRDRWGVALLVDLHSMPPLKRSHPQDHPAEFVIGDRFGASCDPGLVDLAIRYLATHGRRVAHNRPYSGGYVLDRYGQTARGIHAVQIEVCRSTYLDARLDQPSARVGAIAKLIAGLVRTLGAEVATMGRPGHIAQAAE; via the coding sequence ATGAGCGAACGGCAGGCAGCAGCAACGACGGGTGTCGAGCACCTGTCGGGCGGCAAGATCCCGGGGCGGCAGGGGCCGTCCTACAACCTGTTCCGGTTTGGCGAGCCCAGCATTCCGATTCTGATTGCCGCACCGCATTGCGGGCGTGCCTACCCCGACGATGTGCTGGCCGCGCTACGCGATCCCGATCAGGCGCGTCTGCGACTCGAGGATCGCCATATCGATGCCGTCGCGCAGCCGGTCGCCTCGGACACCGGAGCCAGCCTGCTGCTCGCCGAGGCACCGCGGGCGATGATCGATCTCAACCGTTCGGTCGAGGATGTCGATTGGGGTATGGTGCGCGGCGCGAAGCCGCGGCCGATGCGGCATTCGCTGGCCAATCGCCGGTCGCGCAACGGTCTCGGCCTCGTGCCGCGGCGCATTCCCGGCATGGGCGAAATCTGGCGCCGACCGCTCGCCAAGGCCGAACTCGATGCGTGGATCGAGGGCATCTATACCCCCTATCACACTGCTCTTGGCCACGAGCTGGAGCGGTTGCGCGATCGCTGGGGCGTCGCGCTGCTGGTCGATCTGCATTCGATGCCCCCGCTCAAGCGCAGCCATCCGCAGGACCACCCGGCAGAATTCGTTATCGGCGACCGGTTCGGCGCCTCTTGCGATCCCGGGCTGGTCGATCTGGCGATCCGCTATCTGGCGACCCATGGGCGCCGGGTGGCGCATAACCGCCCCTATTCGGGCGGCTATGTGCTCGATCGCTACGGCCAGACTGCGCGAGGTATCCACGCGGTGCAGATCGAGGTCTGCCGCAGCACCTATCTCGATGCCCGGCTCGACCAGCCCAGCGCGCGGGTCGGAGCGATCGCGAAGCTGATTGCCGGCCTCGTGCGCACCTTGGGGGCCGAGGTCGCGACCATGGGGCGACCGGGCCACATCGCGCAGGCCGCGGAATAG
- the cpdR gene encoding cell cycle two-component system response regulator CpdR, producing the protein MTETTTQRILLAEDDDAMRVYLERALVNAGYTVDSVDRGTAAIPLLEECEYDLLLSDIVMPEMDGIELAQRCNEVSPHTKVMFITGFAAVTLKASREQPHAKVLSKPFHLRDLVLEVERVLEDRISARLQ; encoded by the coding sequence ATGACCGAAACAACGACCCAGCGAATCCTGCTCGCCGAGGACGACGATGCCATGCGCGTCTATCTCGAACGCGCGCTCGTCAATGCAGGCTATACAGTCGACTCGGTCGATCGGGGCACTGCGGCCATCCCGCTGCTCGAGGAATGCGAATACGATCTGCTGCTCTCGGATATCGTAATGCCCGAGATGGACGGGATCGAACTGGCGCAGCGCTGCAACGAGGTGAGCCCGCATACGAAGGTCATGTTTATCACCGGCTTTGCCGCGGTGACTCTGAAAGCCAGCCGCGAGCAGCCGCATGCCAAGGTCCTGTCGAAACCTTTCCACCTGCGCGACCTCGTGCTGGAAGTCGAACGGGTCCTCGAAGACCGTATCAGCGCGCGTTTGCAATAG
- a CDS encoding glycosyltransferase family 4 protein: MMSSTTEKSVLICAKAFPPVVGGVESYSEHTAQAYLRCGVTPTVLTSFPGESGWTTREYPEGKIDVLNVGTGSQPKILARLARAARSQTRANRFTFCHATTWRAGVALLPWARTPRTAVTVHGREILINPFYLRPVLRRALPRFDLLASVSDYTGARLQQEFPELQNSKGRIVSFNGLSYRREACLHTPSFDRSKVRIYSFCRLVERKNLLNAVRAIALLKDKRLPVPFEYVISGTGPLADEIRAAIDRLELHDHVRMTGYLPDSQVIENFKNTDIFLHPQVAAVSDLDIEGFGLVIADAMSFGAAAVVGKDGGPSDFIEDDQTGLIVDGGSVEQIAGALERLVSDEKYRQRIATQGRAWCLDNLSWDNHVLDIMRALEV; encoded by the coding sequence ATGATGAGCTCAACCACCGAAAAATCCGTTTTGATCTGCGCCAAGGCATTTCCCCCGGTCGTGGGCGGGGTGGAAAGTTACAGCGAACACACGGCCCAAGCCTACCTTCGATGCGGTGTAACCCCCACGGTGTTGACCAGCTTTCCCGGCGAGAGCGGTTGGACCACTCGCGAATACCCAGAAGGTAAAATCGACGTTCTCAACGTCGGTACGGGTAGCCAGCCGAAGATCCTTGCCAGGCTGGCGCGCGCTGCACGGTCGCAAACCCGTGCGAACCGTTTCACGTTCTGTCATGCGACAACGTGGAGGGCAGGCGTGGCATTGCTGCCATGGGCCCGGACTCCGCGGACCGCAGTGACTGTCCACGGCAGGGAAATCCTGATCAATCCGTTTTACCTCCGGCCGGTGCTGCGCAGGGCTTTGCCCCGGTTCGACCTGCTCGCATCGGTTTCGGATTATACTGGCGCCAGGCTGCAGCAGGAATTTCCCGAACTACAAAATTCCAAGGGCAGGATCGTCTCGTTCAACGGACTTTCGTACAGGCGCGAGGCATGCCTCCACACCCCGTCTTTCGATCGCTCGAAGGTCCGAATATATAGCTTCTGCCGCCTGGTAGAGCGTAAGAACCTGCTCAATGCGGTTCGCGCGATTGCATTGCTCAAGGACAAGCGCCTCCCGGTTCCTTTCGAATACGTGATATCCGGGACAGGCCCTCTTGCCGACGAGATCCGGGCGGCGATCGATCGTCTGGAACTGCATGACCATGTGCGCATGACCGGCTATTTGCCGGATTCCCAGGTTATAGAAAACTTCAAGAACACCGACATCTTCCTTCATCCGCAGGTCGCTGCGGTGTCGGATTTGGACATCGAAGGATTCGGCTTGGTGATCGCCGACGCTATGTCATTCGGCGCTGCTGCGGTTGTCGGGAAAGATGGCGGTCCCTCGGACTTCATCGAAGACGATCAAACCGGCCTGATCGTCGATGGCGGTAGTGTCGAGCAAATTGCTGGCGCGCTCGAGCGACTTGTCAGCGATGAAAAGTACCGGCAGCGCATCGCGACGCAGGGGCGGGCATGGTGTCTCGATAATCTATCCTGGGACAACCATGTGCTCGATATCATGAGAGCATTGGAAGTTTGA
- a CDS encoding polysaccharide biosynthesis tyrosine autokinase, with protein MATAASSGPYEAAEFEGPGNGPEKPSIFHYIWRVFWTNRLIVGAIIIAAVAIALVLTLLATPQYTSTARIQINRIEANVSDVEGVEPAGDGLNYDEFYRTQYALLESEALAERVARKLNLPADEAFIDAFNIPDDGEIRSGNQRLAMERTSLLLLELISIEPVVGSSLADVSFTSPSPELSRRIASTWISEFVAASMERRFAATDDARRFLEQQLAELRSRLEDSERSFVTYSSQSGIVSLSNSEATTGNDRTLKASDLASMNDALNSARADRIAAESALQAGVQQQGNTVANTLRAKRAELAAQKANLLTQFEPGYPRVEALTNEIAELDRSIADALGTGQADLRRNLMQAQQREQALQAQVEGLRSIYNDEQRATVQYNILKRDVDTNRELYNSLLQRYKEIGVAGAAASNVQLVDPPRIPREPSSPNLPLNLALGFLLGIGVSGAVLFAREEMDRSVRDPQDVRQKLNIALLGVIPKTDAEDPLDELADAKSAISEAYLSAGVLLDMSTSEGFPKTLMLTSTVPSEGKTSSSYALAHRLARSGRKTILVDLDLRNPSVAKRLGVPNERGVVEFLTGQDALGTLIQRDVGPNFDILSVGAIPPNPGQLIAGPRIGELLTQLRSAYDFVVIDAPPVLGIADAPVLGSQVEGIVYIIEANRAGVRQLSSAIERMRSMGGRILGGILTKVDERNSEYGYGSEYGYGYGYGYGQSSDNEKL; from the coding sequence ATGGCGACTGCAGCATCATCGGGACCGTATGAGGCGGCCGAGTTTGAAGGCCCCGGCAATGGGCCGGAGAAACCCTCGATCTTCCACTACATCTGGCGGGTTTTCTGGACGAACCGACTGATAGTCGGTGCGATCATAATCGCTGCGGTCGCCATAGCGCTGGTGCTGACTCTGCTCGCAACGCCGCAATATACCTCGACCGCGCGTATCCAGATCAACAGGATCGAAGCGAACGTATCGGACGTCGAAGGAGTCGAGCCTGCGGGGGACGGACTCAATTACGACGAGTTCTATCGTACACAGTACGCGCTTCTCGAAAGCGAGGCCCTGGCCGAACGCGTCGCGCGTAAGCTGAACCTGCCGGCCGACGAGGCTTTCATCGACGCGTTCAATATCCCGGACGATGGAGAAATCCGGTCCGGCAACCAGCGGCTCGCCATGGAGCGGACTTCGCTGCTCCTCCTTGAACTTATTTCCATCGAACCGGTCGTCGGGTCGAGCCTTGCCGATGTGTCCTTCACGAGCCCGTCTCCGGAACTGTCGCGGAGAATCGCTTCGACCTGGATCAGCGAGTTCGTTGCGGCTTCGATGGAGCGGAGGTTTGCCGCCACCGACGATGCACGCAGATTTCTCGAGCAGCAGCTCGCAGAATTGCGCTCGCGCCTGGAAGATTCCGAGCGATCCTTCGTTACCTATTCTTCGCAGAGCGGAATCGTATCGCTCTCGAACAGTGAAGCGACCACCGGGAATGATCGTACGCTCAAGGCGTCCGACCTGGCGAGCATGAACGACGCGTTGAACAGCGCGCGTGCCGATCGCATTGCTGCGGAAAGTGCCTTGCAGGCCGGTGTTCAACAGCAAGGTAACACTGTGGCGAACACGCTGCGTGCCAAGCGTGCGGAGCTTGCAGCGCAGAAGGCCAACCTTCTGACGCAATTCGAGCCTGGTTACCCCCGGGTCGAGGCGCTGACCAACGAGATTGCTGAGCTCGATCGTTCGATCGCCGATGCGCTCGGTACCGGGCAGGCCGACTTGCGGCGCAACTTGATGCAGGCGCAACAGCGCGAGCAAGCTTTGCAGGCCCAAGTCGAAGGGCTGCGCTCCATCTATAACGATGAACAGCGCGCCACTGTTCAGTACAACATATTGAAGCGCGACGTCGACACCAACCGCGAACTCTACAACAGCCTGCTTCAGCGCTATAAGGAGATCGGTGTTGCAGGGGCTGCAGCGAGCAATGTGCAGCTTGTCGATCCGCCGCGTATCCCTCGCGAACCTTCCAGTCCGAATCTGCCGCTCAACCTTGCACTAGGCTTTCTGCTGGGTATCGGCGTTTCGGGTGCAGTCCTGTTCGCTCGCGAAGAGATGGATCGCAGCGTCCGGGATCCTCAGGATGTGAGGCAGAAGCTGAACATCGCCCTGCTGGGTGTCATTCCGAAAACCGATGCGGAAGACCCCCTGGACGAGCTTGCCGACGCCAAGAGTGCCATTTCGGAAGCCTATCTGTCGGCCGGCGTGCTGCTTGATATGTCGACTTCCGAAGGTTTCCCGAAAACCCTGATGCTTACGAGTACAGTGCCCAGTGAAGGTAAGACCAGTTCGTCTTATGCGCTGGCCCACCGGCTTGCGCGCAGTGGCCGCAAGACCATCTTGGTCGACTTGGACCTTCGCAATCCGTCGGTGGCCAAGAGGCTGGGCGTGCCGAACGAGCGTGGGGTGGTCGAGTTCCTGACCGGCCAGGATGCTCTTGGCACTTTGATCCAGCGGGACGTTGGCCCCAATTTCGACATCCTGAGCGTTGGCGCGATTCCGCCCAATCCCGGTCAGCTCATCGCGGGCCCCAGGATCGGCGAGTTGCTGACGCAACTGCGTAGTGCCTACGATTTCGTAGTGATCGATGCCCCGCCGGTCCTCGGGATCGCGGACGCTCCGGTTCTGGGAAGCCAGGTCGAAGGCATCGTATATATCATCGAGGCAAACCGTGCCGGTGTTCGCCAACTGTCGAGCGCGATCGAGCGCATGCGGTCCATGGGTGGTCGGATCCTGGGCGGTATCCTTACCAAGGTCGACGAACGCAATTCCGAATACGGCTACGGTTCGGAATATGGCTACGGCTATGGCTATGGCTATGGCCAGAGCTCGGACAACGAAAAACTATGA
- a CDS encoding polysaccharide biosynthesis/export family protein, which yields MNPKFVLAAAVFAVTGCSSGPPELGLAPTVEYVQAGAMPQPEMVGADGSFLYALGPLDKVEVEVVGMPDLTRQLSVDAQGFLSVPLAGAVKATGLTPVELADILEERMRQNYLRDPDVVVNLVESTSNAITLDGQVRRPGIYPVYRDQTLTQAIAVAGGENDFARVTTVIVFREVSGQKYVGLYDVRAIRRGNYADPSVYPGDRVVVDESQTRRFLDTIQGVTNLLTTPLVLLSRTA from the coding sequence ATGAATCCGAAATTTGTTTTGGCTGCGGCGGTTTTCGCCGTGACAGGGTGCTCGAGCGGCCCTCCGGAGTTGGGGCTCGCCCCTACGGTGGAGTACGTCCAGGCGGGCGCGATGCCTCAGCCCGAGATGGTCGGCGCCGACGGCAGCTTTCTCTATGCTTTGGGACCGCTCGACAAGGTCGAAGTAGAGGTCGTCGGGATGCCCGATTTGACTCGCCAGTTGTCCGTGGATGCACAGGGTTTCCTCTCGGTTCCGCTGGCAGGCGCCGTGAAGGCAACCGGCCTTACTCCGGTCGAACTGGCGGACATCCTCGAGGAGAGGATGCGACAGAACTATCTCAGGGATCCCGACGTGGTCGTGAACCTGGTTGAATCGACGAGCAACGCGATAACGCTCGATGGGCAGGTCAGGCGTCCCGGAATATATCCGGTTTATCGCGACCAGACACTGACCCAGGCGATCGCTGTTGCTGGCGGTGAGAACGACTTTGCGAGGGTCACGACCGTGATCGTTTTCCGCGAGGTAAGTGGTCAGAAGTATGTCGGGCTATATGATGTGAGGGCGATCAGGCGCGGAAACTACGCCGATCCAAGCGTCTATCCGGGCGATAGGGTGGTGGTTGACGAATCCCAGACCCGGCGATTCCTGGACACGATCCAGGGCGTTACCAACTTGCTGACCACTCCGCTCGTCTTGCTTTCCCGCACCGCTTGA
- a CDS encoding O-antigen ligase family protein produces the protein MSSTDSVDRSGSRPAGRRSRKTSKKKAASTKGLRGFFQDRRLHLTIYFAFILLVGLTGGGSRPDILSLLLLRPLAALFLIYIVWRISADELKAVRFPLLFIGSLMVIALLQLIPLPPVIWSSLPGREGVAQLDELFGMQDVWRPLSLEPSRTWNAFFSMFVPLVAVGFVGLLWNRERRWILPPILAMGVLSMVVGYLQALGADSLYFYRVTHGHHPVGLFANKNHQAVLLNWLLLTVCYMITRIDLRDRRASLRLASGLALVFLIYPLLFVTGSRAGLLLCAPVSVVCAVMLWQAPALNRAWQGSSRRVRLAITGLGGSVLAALAMVFGYLAITERQTALTRLFESDPADELRWIYLPKIFEMMRDHWLEGIGFGAFESVFYGYENVENLSTSYLNQAHFEPLQYVIETGLAGLLLLVAALVWVVRRLLRLWRAGDGKARILSVYLCGALGVWLIAGLVDYPTRTPLGQLVFAILTGFLAVSSIDLERHRKIG, from the coding sequence ATGTCATCGACCGACAGCGTGGATCGATCCGGATCGCGTCCGGCAGGCAGGCGATCAAGAAAGACCTCCAAGAAAAAAGCGGCGTCAACAAAGGGACTCCGCGGGTTTTTCCAGGACCGACGCTTGCATCTGACGATCTACTTCGCCTTCATCCTGCTCGTTGGTCTGACCGGCGGCGGTTCGCGGCCCGACATATTGTCGCTTTTGCTGCTGCGACCGCTGGCTGCCCTGTTCTTGATCTATATCGTCTGGCGGATTTCGGCCGACGAATTGAAAGCGGTCCGTTTCCCGTTGCTGTTCATCGGCTCGCTGATGGTCATTGCCTTGTTGCAACTCATCCCCTTACCGCCGGTGATCTGGAGTTCGCTGCCCGGTCGGGAAGGTGTCGCGCAACTCGACGAGCTTTTTGGAATGCAAGACGTGTGGCGTCCGCTCAGTCTCGAGCCCAGCCGAACTTGGAATGCGTTCTTTTCGATGTTCGTGCCGCTGGTAGCGGTGGGTTTCGTCGGCTTGCTATGGAACCGAGAGCGTCGCTGGATACTGCCTCCGATACTGGCGATGGGCGTGCTCAGCATGGTGGTTGGCTATTTGCAGGCGCTCGGCGCCGACAGTTTGTACTTCTACCGCGTAACACACGGCCATCACCCGGTCGGCTTGTTCGCGAACAAGAATCATCAGGCGGTGCTGCTGAACTGGCTCCTGCTTACAGTTTGCTACATGATCACGCGGATCGACCTGCGCGACCGGCGAGCCAGCCTCCGTCTCGCATCGGGTCTCGCGCTCGTGTTCCTCATCTATCCGCTGCTGTTCGTCACCGGGTCACGGGCAGGCCTCTTGCTGTGTGCGCCAGTAAGCGTGGTCTGTGCGGTAATGCTTTGGCAGGCGCCGGCGCTCAATCGTGCATGGCAGGGATCAAGTCGGCGCGTGAGGCTGGCCATTACCGGATTGGGTGGCAGCGTACTGGCGGCCTTGGCCATGGTCTTCGGCTATCTGGCCATCACCGAACGGCAGACCGCGCTTACCCGCTTGTTCGAATCCGATCCGGCGGATGAGCTGCGCTGGATCTACCTGCCCAAGATTTTCGAGATGATGCGGGACCATTGGCTCGAGGGTATCGGGTTTGGCGCGTTCGAAAGCGTTTTCTACGGATACGAGAACGTCGAAAATCTGAGCACAAGTTATCTAAACCAGGCGCATTTCGAGCCGCTGCAATATGTTATTGAAACCGGGCTCGCGGGATTGCTTCTGCTCGTTGCGGCTCTGGTGTGGGTTGTCCGGCGGCTACTGCGTCTTTGGCGCGCTGGCGACGGCAAGGCGCGGATCCTGTCCGTCTACCTTTGCGGGGCGCTCGGGGTGTGGCTAATCGCCGGGCTGGTTGACTATCCCACGAGAACCCCCTTGGGGCAGTTGGTATTCGCAATCTTGACCGGCTTTTTGGCGGTCTCTAGCATTGATCTCGAAAGGCATCGGAAAATTGGGTAG
- a CDS encoding sulfotransferase domain-containing protein, translated as MTSIFTAFTQAGPVTRTEFPECSLTVSKHFVQSSSLRKTLIAAYRAYARAQVWRRGPRILVNSIPKAGTHLLTAELERLADLQNSRLHLDIDRLGMPGTSNDLGFPMVNLPKTERAISTVRPGQMFSAHLYWSKELEDILSGAEICSIFIARDPRDIVLSRLHYAMGLRRHRLHPYLAEVLENDKDRLRSLIVGRDADPFIRPLRATLQGYLPWLDRPGTLAVRFEDLVGQRGGGTAERKRDALRSIVDLCGIDGSKVDEMAGIGTGPTPTMRKGKAGGWRDEMPAELVELCDAEMGDLIEAYGYART; from the coding sequence ATGACGTCCATATTCACCGCCTTCACGCAGGCTGGCCCTGTAACTCGCACCGAATTTCCGGAGTGTTCCCTGACCGTGTCGAAGCATTTTGTACAAAGCTCTAGCCTGCGCAAAACCCTGATTGCTGCCTATCGCGCATATGCTCGTGCCCAAGTCTGGCGTCGGGGGCCGCGGATTTTGGTGAACAGTATCCCCAAGGCGGGGACCCACTTGCTCACTGCCGAGCTCGAGCGACTGGCCGATCTCCAGAATTCCCGCCTTCATCTCGATATCGATCGGCTCGGTATGCCGGGGACGAGCAACGATCTCGGATTTCCGATGGTGAACCTTCCCAAGACCGAGCGCGCTATTTCCACGGTCAGGCCCGGACAGATGTTCTCCGCGCACCTCTACTGGTCGAAGGAACTGGAGGACATTCTGTCGGGGGCAGAGATATGCAGTATCTTCATCGCCCGAGACCCGCGTGACATCGTTCTGTCGCGCCTGCACTACGCGATGGGGCTGCGCAGGCATCGGTTGCATCCCTACCTTGCCGAGGTGCTTGAAAACGACAAGGACCGGCTTCGCTCCCTGATCGTCGGCCGTGACGCCGACCCGTTTATTCGTCCCCTGCGGGCGACCCTGCAAGGCTATCTTCCGTGGCTCGACCGTCCGGGTACGCTCGCGGTCCGTTTCGAGGATTTGGTTGGGCAACGAGGCGGAGGCACCGCCGAAAGGAAGCGTGACGCCTTGCGCAGCATTGTCGATCTCTGCGGCATCGATGGCAGCAAGGTGGACGAAATGGCGGGCATTGGAACCGGCCCCACACCTACAATGCGAAAAGGCAAGGCGGGTGGCTGGCGCGACGAGATGCCGGCGGAACTCGTCGAGCTATGCGATGCCGAAATGGGCGATCTCATCGAGGCCTACGGCTACGCTCGAACTTGA
- a CDS encoding sulfotransferase → MADGVTPIYIAGRAHSGSTILTVILNGHPQIQGCGEVLDALARGPHEECSCGAKIRECPQWSQVFTAYRVRTGRDLEEDIPKLYELTDIRQFGSALRSKPEVPDDKWSFYAQATRDLNDTIADVFDVPAFVDSHKEYTRGLMMLRSDPSAKVIHIYREPDITITSHYYRLGAGSPVKFMKRLYRPGLMTFPFLMVIALGWSVGMIAAILTARAYPDRVLHLSHDDFSANPVRELERIGAFLDIDLSVLVDTIRNGRYFAIEHVIGGNEFKHEGRITFDPRTKGRRKAPWYYRAAAWLFAWPGALARRFFIPAPDYALSGKRADPS, encoded by the coding sequence ATGGCTGATGGTGTCACGCCGATCTACATCGCCGGACGCGCCCATTCCGGTTCGACGATCCTGACCGTAATTCTCAATGGCCACCCCCAGATACAGGGGTGCGGCGAGGTCCTCGATGCGCTTGCGCGTGGCCCCCATGAGGAATGCTCGTGTGGCGCGAAAATTCGCGAGTGCCCGCAATGGTCGCAGGTCTTTACCGCATACCGCGTTCGCACTGGTCGCGACCTGGAAGAAGACATTCCCAAGCTTTATGAATTGACGGATATCCGCCAGTTCGGCTCTGCATTGCGTAGCAAGCCGGAGGTGCCGGACGACAAATGGTCATTCTATGCGCAGGCAACGCGCGACCTGAACGACACGATTGCCGACGTTTTCGACGTGCCGGCCTTCGTCGACAGCCACAAGGAATATACCCGCGGCCTGATGATGTTGCGCTCGGATCCTTCGGCGAAAGTCATTCATATCTACCGCGAGCCGGACATCACCATCACGTCGCATTACTATCGTCTGGGTGCTGGAAGCCCCGTTAAATTCATGAAGCGGCTCTATCGACCCGGCCTGATGACGTTTCCGTTTCTGATGGTCATCGCATTGGGCTGGTCGGTAGGAATGATAGCCGCGATCCTGACTGCCCGGGCCTATCCGGACCGGGTGCTCCATCTGTCGCATGACGATTTCTCTGCAAATCCCGTGCGCGAGCTCGAGCGCATCGGTGCCTTTCTTGACATCGACCTTTCCGTCCTCGTCGACACGATCAGGAACGGCCGGTACTTTGCGATCGAGCACGTGATAGGCGGCAACGAATTCAAACACGAAGGCCGTATCACCTTCGATCCGCGTACCAAGGGGCGTCGCAAGGCCCCGTGGTATTACCGCGCGGCAGCGTGGCTGTTCGCCTGGCCCGGCGCATTGGCGCGGCGGTTCTTCATTCCCGCACCTGATTATGCCCTTTCCGGTAAACGGGCTGATCCCTCTTAA
- a CDS encoding sulfotransferase, translating to MMSPTFFIVGAQKAGTTSLHAMLARHEQVFMSDPKEPGYFIRGFDDPERWQTLYRPDKHGRIQPLSEVDLGVFNADDYAALFSSAEAQRAQQRGEASTPYLPSPHAADRIKATVPGAKIIIALRDPVPRAYSAWGYNSSRGRESAASFEQAIAEELAGKRDHFIYGWRYLYSGLFSRHVERYLDRFGRENVLLLSFDKLKDDGQGVFDTMCDFLEVSRQTVNAGRQENVTVRHANPVIEGIRNSFNRPGAIKTLIKPILPRGLRTKVRRGVTTSLDRYGERPEPMTQSVRQELSQYYAGDLAKLAEMVDFDISHWGKAQSGAEGETHG from the coding sequence ATGATGTCTCCGACGTTCTTTATTGTTGGTGCCCAGAAGGCCGGGACCACGAGCTTGCATGCGATGCTTGCGCGGCACGAGCAGGTCTTCATGTCGGATCCGAAGGAACCCGGATATTTCATTCGGGGCTTCGATGATCCAGAGCGATGGCAAACGCTTTATCGGCCCGACAAGCACGGTCGCATTCAGCCGCTGTCCGAAGTCGATCTGGGCGTATTCAACGCCGATGACTATGCCGCGCTGTTTTCCAGTGCGGAAGCGCAACGGGCGCAGCAACGCGGAGAAGCCTCGACACCCTATCTGCCGTCGCCGCACGCAGCAGATCGCATCAAGGCCACGGTACCCGGCGCGAAAATCATCATTGCTTTGCGTGATCCTGTGCCGCGTGCTTACTCGGCCTGGGGTTACAATTCATCGCGCGGGCGGGAATCGGCGGCCAGTTTCGAGCAGGCCATCGCTGAGGAACTGGCAGGTAAGCGCGACCATTTCATCTATGGATGGCGTTATCTCTATTCGGGTCTTTTCTCTCGGCATGTCGAGCGATACCTCGACCGCTTCGGGCGGGAGAACGTCCTGCTCCTGAGCTTCGACAAGCTGAAGGACGATGGGCAGGGCGTTTTTGATACGATGTGCGATTTTCTCGAGGTTTCCCGGCAGACCGTGAATGCCGGACGGCAGGAGAACGTAACGGTGCGCCATGCCAATCCCGTGATCGAGGGGATTCGCAATTCCTTCAATCGTCCGGGAGCCATCAAAACGCTGATCAAGCCTATCCTGCCGCGCGGACTTCGCACCAAAGTGCGGAGAGGGGTTACGACTTCCCTTGACCGTTATGGTGAACGTCCGGAGCCGATGACACAGTCCGTCCGACAGGAGCTGTCCCAATATTATGCCGGGGATCTCGCGAAACTTGCCGAGATGGTGGACTTCGATATCTCGCATTGGGGCAAGGCGCAAAGCGGGGCGGAGGGTGAAACGCATGGCTGA